Proteins from a single region of Orcinus orca chromosome 20, mOrcOrc1.1, whole genome shotgun sequence:
- the DYNC1LI2 gene encoding cytoplasmic dynein 1 light intermediate chain 2 isoform X3, which translates to MTKLQGAEHGKKGRGLEYLYLSVHDEDRDDHTRCNVWILDGDLYHKGLLKFAVSAEFLPETLVIFVADMSRPWTMMESLQKWASVLREHIDKMKIPPEEMRELERKFVKDFQDYVEPEEGCQGSPQRRGPLTSGPDEENVALPLGNNVLTHNLGIPVLVVCTKCDAVSVLEKEHDYRDEHFDFIQSHLRRFCLQYGAALIYTSVKEEKNLDLLYKYIVHKTYGFHFTTPALVVEKEAVFIPAGWDNEKKIAILHENFTTVKPEDAYEDFIVKPPVRKLVHDKELAAEDEQVFLMKQQSLLAKQPATPTRASESPARGPSGSPRTQGRGGPASMPSASPGTSVKKPDPNIKNNAASEGVLASFFNSLLSKKTGSPGSPGAGGVQGTAKKSGQKTVLTNVQEELDRMTRKPDSMVTNSSTENEA; encoded by the exons ATGACTAAACTTCAAGGAGCTGAGCATGGCAAAAAAGGAAGAGGCCTAGAGTATCTCTACCTCAGTGTCCACGACGAGGACCGAGATG ATCACACACGCTGCAATGTGTGGATTCTGGATGGAGACTTGTATCACAAAGGTCTGCTGAAatttgcagtttctgctgaattCTTGCCGGAGACCCTGGTGATTTTTGTTGCAGACATGTCTAGGCCTTGGACTATGATGGAATCTCTACAGAAATGGGCTAGTGTTTTACGTGAGCACattgataaaatgaaaattccaCCAGAAGAAATGAGGGAGCTGGAACGGAAGT TTGTGAAAGATTTTCAAGACTATGTTGAGCCTGAGGAAGGTTGTCAAGGTTCCCCACAGAGAAGAGGGCCTCTGACCTCAGGTCCTGATGAAGAAAATGTTGCCCTGCCTCTTGGTAACAACGTGCTGACTCATAACCTGGGGATCCCAGTGTTGGTGGTGTGCACAAAG TGTGATGCGGTGAGTGTCCTGGAGAAGGAGCATGATTACAGGGACGAGCACTTTGACTTCATCCAGTCACACCTACGGAGGTTCTGCCTCCAGT ATGGAGCGGCCTTGATTTACACATcagtgaaggaagagaaaaacctcGACTTGTTGTATAAGTACATAGTTCATAAAACATATGGTTTCCACTTTACCACGCCTGCCTTAGTTGTGGAAAAGGAAGCAGTTTTTAT ACCTGCAGGCTGggacaatgaaaagaaaatagctATTTTACATGAAAATTTCACAACTGTGAAGCCAGAAGATGCATATGAAGACTTTATTGTGAAACCTCCTGTGAGAAAG CTGGTCCACGACAAAGAGTTGGCAGCGGAGGATGAGCAGGTGTTCCTAATGAAGCAACAG TCACTCCTTGCCAAGCAGCCAGCCACACCCACGAGAGCCTCC GAATCCCCTGCAAGAGGACCCTCTGGCTCTCCAAGAACCCAGGGCCGGGGAGGGCCAGCCAGCATGCCTAGTGCCTCCCCAGGCACATCAGTAAAGAAGCCGGACCCAAACATCAAAA ATAATGCAGCAAGTGAAGGGGTGTTGGCCAGCTTCTTCAATAGTCTGTTGAGTAAAAAAACAGGCTCTCCTGGAAGTCCTGGTGCTGGTGGGGTGCAGGGCACAGCCAAGAAGTCAG gacaAAAGACTGTGTTGACAAATGTTCAGGAAGAACTGGATAGAATGACTCGAAAACCAGACTCCATGGTAACAAACTCTTCAACAGAAAATGAAGCCTGA